One Gossypium hirsutum isolate 1008001.06 chromosome A11, Gossypium_hirsutum_v2.1, whole genome shotgun sequence genomic window carries:
- the LOC107946308 gene encoding uncharacterized protein — translation MGTACSSVFYLYALYGRPKAWTLQAVQVYFQSVIATKDFNYFIYCLTFVTSHLCLKFALIPILCRSLERIAKFLRHNFSRSTLYSDSLDGNGMIDIYRCQTVCHPLWKG, via the exons ATGGGCACTGCTTGTTCTTCTGTATTCTATTTGTATGCACTATATGGG AGGCCAAAAGCATGGACTTTACAAGCTGTTCAAGTGTATTTTCAATCAGTAATTGCAACCAAAGATTTTAACTACTTTATTTACTGCCTTACATTTGTCACTTCACATCTTTGCCTTAAAT TTGCTTTGATTCCCATTTTATGCCGATCACTCGAACGCATTGCAAAGTTCTTAAGGCATAATTTTAGTCGTTCTACCTTGTACAG TGATTCTTTGGATGGCAATGGCATGATAG ATATTTACAGATGCCAGACAGTATGTCATCCACTTTGGAAAGGCTGA